Proteins encoded by one window of Macadamia integrifolia cultivar HAES 741 unplaced genomic scaffold, SCU_Mint_v3 scaffold1985, whole genome shotgun sequence:
- the LOC122065360 gene encoding probable mediator of RNA polymerase II transcription subunit 26c — MDDDDFRSILRSSGVDVWTFIDTAISVASSDYRNELKDRRDGIIERLYTPTIPRCKNCDLDSMKSNNKEIKKVQQQSSSIEKETSSHEGKGGSPKGASPSTPQSLDDGDDGDDGDDDRDRSYGIDEEQTKILNIKERLEDPDESEDSLINLLQSLADMDITFKALKETDIGRHVNHLRKFPSNEVRRLVKLLVRRWKDLVDKWVTSNKPPWETGNSALIGDEDSPLQNPQRSTPNGYHQVPDFAYSPNPHNGSSGSDKNHSESEPKGKVIPRRETQTKTPQSAPATASALLNKQREQKDSSIDPERFASARRRLQENYQEAQNAKKQRTIQVMDLHDIPKPKNTFFGKNKGGFQARNW; from the exons atggatgatgatgattttaGATCTATTTTGAGGAGTTCAGGTGTGGATGTCTGGACTTTCATAGACACGGCAATCTCTGTTGCCTCCTCGGACTACAGAAACGAATTGAAAGATCGAAGAGATGGAATCATTGAGCGGCTTTATACACCTACGATCCCCCGTTGTAAGAACTGTGATCTTGATTCAATGAAGTCAAATAACAAAGAGATCAAGAAAGTGCAGCAACAATCTTCTTCCATTGAAAAAGAAACCAGCAGCCATGAGGGAAAAGGAGGTTCTCCAAAGGGAGCTTCTCCTTCGACTCCTCAGTCACTTGATGATGGCGATGATGGCGATGATGGCGACGATGACAGAGATCGGAGCTATGGAATTGACGAAGAACAGACTAAGATTCTCAATATTAAGGAACGCCTCGAAGATCCTGATGAG TCCGAAGATTCTCTGATAAATCTACTACAAAGCCTTGCAGACATGGATATAACATTCAAAGCTCTCAAG GAGACGGATATCGGGAGGCATGTAAATCACTTGAGAAAGTTTCCGTCAAACGAAGTCCGAAGATTGGTTAAACTGCTCGTCAG GAGATGGAAGGATCTTGTGGACAAATGGGTAACGTCTAATAAACCACCTTGGGAGACAGGAAACTCTGCACTCATCG GTGATGAAGACTCCCCTCTACAGAACCCCCAAAGAAGCACCCCAAACGGTTATCACCAG GTGCCTGATTTCGCTTACTCTCCAAATCCACACA ATGGAAGCTCTGGGTCAGATAAGAATCACTCAGAGTCAGAGCCAAAAGGGAAAGTCATTCCTCGAAGGGAAACTCAAACCAAGACACCCCAATCAGCTCCTGCAACTGCTTCTGCTCTTCTAAAT AAACAGAGAGAACAGAAGGACAGCTCCATTGATCCTGAAAGGTTCGCTTCAGCCAGGAGAAGACTTCAAGAAAACTACCAAGAAGCCCAAAATG CCAAAAAGCAAAGAACGATTCAAGTCATGGATCTTCACGAcataccaaaacccaaaaatacattttttgggAAGAACAAGGGCGGTTTTCAGGCGAGGAATTggtga